One Phaseolus vulgaris cultivar G19833 chromosome 11, P. vulgaris v2.0, whole genome shotgun sequence genomic window carries:
- the LOC137818865 gene encoding uncharacterized protein: MDAQRALLDELMGAARNLTEEERKGYKEVTWDDKEVCGFYMVRFCPHDLFVNTRSDLGPCPRIHDPKLKESFEKSPRHDAYVPKFEAELSQFCEKLVMDLDRRVRRGRERLAQEVEPAPPPPLTAEKSEQLSVVEEKIKNLLEQVESLGEAGKVDEAEALMRKVETLNAEKTALTQPQNDKVLMLGQEKKMALCEICGSFLVANDAAERTQSHVTGKQHVGYGMVRDFITEYKTAKEKADDEEKLAREKETEERKKQREKESERRRRSDSSDRDRHRDKDHNRERDRYRDRDSERERSREHDGRGYRDGGRGVDYRLRNGRNGGRDRYRDRSRSRSPVKHGYRRSS, from the exons ATGGACGCTCAGAGAGCTTTGCTCGACGAACTCATGGGTGCAG CCCGCAACTTGACGGAGGAAGAGAGAAAGGGGTATAAGGAAGTTACTTGGGACGATAAGGAAGTGTGTGGATTCTACATGGTGCGCTTTTGCCCTCACGATCTCTTCGTCAACACGCGCAGTGATCTTG GTCCTTGCCCGAGAATTCACGACCCAAAATTGAAAGAAAG TTTTGAGAAATCTCCAAGACATGATGCATATGTACCCAAATTTGAAGCCGAACTTTCTCAATTTTGTGAGAAATTG GTGATGGACTTAGATAGAAGAGTAAGACGTGGACGAGAACGCCTTGCTCAAGAGGTTGAGCCAGCACCACCCCCACCTCTGACAGCTGAAAAATCCGAGCAGTTATCTGTTGTGGAGGAGAAAATAAAGAACCTTCTTGAACAAGTTGAATCTCTTGGCGAAGCTGGGAAAGTTGATGAAGCTGAAGCTCTTATGAGGAAG GTGGAGACACTTAATGCTGAGAAGACAGCTTTAACACAACCTCAAAATGATAAGGTGTTGATGCTTGGTCAGGAGAAGAAGATGGCACTATGTGAAATTTGTGGTTCTTTTCTTGTGGCAAATGATGCTGCAGAAAGGACACAGTCACATGTAACAGGAAAGCAACATGTTGGTTATGGCATGGTTCGTGACTTCATAACTGAGTATAAG ACTGCTAAGGAGAAAGCTGATGATGAGGAAAAGTTAGCTCGGGAAAAAGAGACCGAAGAACGGAAGAAACAAAGGGAGAAGGAATCTGAGAGGAGGAGACGAAGTGATTCAAGTGATAGGGATAGGCATCGTGATAAAGATCACAATAGGGAGCGGGATAGATATAGGGATAGAGACTCGGAGCGTGAAAGGTCTCGGGAACATGATGGTAGAGGCTATCGAGATGGGGGAAGGGGAGTGGATTATAGGTTGAGGAATGGACGAAATGGAGGTAGAGACAGGTACCGTGATCGGAGCAGATCACGTTCTCCTGTTAAGCATGGCTACAGAAGGTCTTCTTGA
- the LOC137821696 gene encoding lysine--tRNA ligase, chloroplastic/mitochondrial-like: MEALELCTLTWNPMNHAFRRTPQTLIFRACSTSTTADTRAAGRNRWSSASSSSSSSNSTSDRDAIRAIRLKKVEELRSKGLDPYAYEWDKTHGASQLQDIYKDLANGEEKNSESDHVSVAGRIVAWRDFGKLAFLTLIDDYGSIQLYFDKERLINDQFEQLKAYVDTGDILGVKGTIKRTKKGELSVCVLSFAILTKSLLPLPDKYHGLTDKDKRYRQRYLDMTANPEVKDVLRKRGKVESEIRRTMDSLGFLEVKTPVLQGAAGGAEARSFITYHNSLGRDLYLRIATELHLKRMLVGGFEKVYEMGPIFRNEGISTRHNPEFTTIEMYEAYSDYQSMMSLAEEIVTRCALAVHGKLTVDYQGVEICLEKPWRRETMHNLVKEIAWVDFSEFGDDLEVAKRVTQDTLGKNLDNKDKASIEACRSIGHLLNEVFEIFVEPKLIQPTFVLDYPIEISPLAKPHRRLNLIPYELGNVVLYYRGRLEDQIRQHEKKRSAVSANDDKKEGKEDEDDSYEVTLDEDFLTALEYGMPPASGMGLGIDRLVMLLTNSPNIRDVIAFPVLKLQQ, encoded by the exons ATGGAAGCGCTAGAACTGTGCACTCTAACATGGAACCCAATGAATCACGCATTTCGTCGAACACCTCAAACGCTCATTTTCCGCGCCTGCTCAACTTCCACCACCGCCGATACCAGGGCTGCCGGTCGCAATCGCTGGAGCTCGGCATCGTCGTCGTCGTCGTCGTCCAATTCGACTTCCGACAGGGATGCCATTCGAGCCATTCGCTTGAAGAAG GTTGAAGAATTGAGAAGCAAGGGGCTTGATCCGTATGCTTATGAATGGGACAAAACTCACGGTGCTAGTCAGCTGCAAGATATCTACAAGGATTTGGCAAATGGTGAGGAAAAAAATAGCGAGAGTGACCACGTATCTGTTGCGGGAAGAATTGTGGCCTGGAGGGATTTCGGAAAGCTTGCATTTCTCACATTAATAGATGATTATGGGTCAATTCag CTCTATTTTGATAAGGAGAGACTCATAAACGATCAGTTTGAACAGTTAAAGGCGTATGTTGATACTGGTGATATATTAGGTGTAAAAGGAACAATAAAACGCACAAAAAAAg GAGAACTTTCTGTGTGTGTCCTATCTTTTGCAATCCTTACAAAATCTCTGCTTCCACTGCCTGACAAATATCATGGACTAACCGATAAAGATAAACGTTATCGACAGAG GTATCTAGATATGACCGCAAATCCAGAGGTAAAAGATGTATTACGTAAAAGAGGAAAG GTTGAATCAGAGATACGGAGGACTATGGATTctttaggttttcttgaagttaAAACTCCAGTTTTGCAG GGAGCAGCTGGGGGAGCAGAAGCCAGATCTTTTATTACTTACCATAATTCTCTTGGAAGAGACTTATATCTGAGAATTGCAACTGAATTACATCTGAAGAGAATGCTG GTGGGTGGTTTTGAAAAAGTATACGAGATGGGTCCAATATTTAGAAATGAAGGAATTTCAACTCGTCATAATCCTGAATTTACAACTATAGAG ATGTACGAAGCATACTCGGATTATCAAAGCATGATGAGTTTGGCAGAGGAGATTGTCACTCGATGTGCTCTTGCAGTTCATGGGAAGCTTACAGTTGATTATCAG GGAGTCGAGATATGTCTTGAAAAGCCTTGGAGGAGGGAGACTATGCACAATCTTGTTAAAGAAATTGCTTGGGTCGATTTCAGTGAATTTGGAGACGATCTTGAGGTTGCAAAGCGTGTTACTCAGGATACCCTTGGAAAGAATCTTGATAACAAAGATAAAGCTTCCATTGAAGCATGCCGATCCATTGGCCACCTTCTTAATGAG gtttttgagatttttgtaGAACCAAAGCTCATCCAACCTACTTTTGTTCTAGACTATCCAATTGAGATATCTCCACTTGCCAAACCACACAGAAG ATTAAACCTCATCCCTTATGAACTTGGAAATGTTGTATTGTACTAC AGGGGACGCTTGGAAGACCAAATTAGACAGCATGAAAAGAAGAGATCAGCTGTTTCAGCAAATGATGATAAAAAGGAAGGaaaggaagatgaagatgacTCATATGAAGTAACTCTTGATGAGGACTTTCTCACAGCTTTGGAATACGGAATGCCTCCAGCTTCGGGAATG GGACTTGGAATTGATAGGCTCGTGATGCTTTTGACAAATTCTCCCAATATTCGAGATGTTATCGCGTTCCCAGTACTCAAGCTGCAGCAATAG
- the LOC137827721 gene encoding peroxisomal membrane protein 11B gives MNDSVDKLVIFLAKRDGIDKLVKTFQYVSKLVNWHVEATSPDISKRFKQWEVASGLSRKAFRTGRFLTGFNALRRNPGATHSLRLLAVFANAGEMVYFFFDHFLWLARIGTIDVNLAKRMSFISAFGESVGYVFFIIADFIMLRKGVKEERKVRSCKEKTEEEEKRIEEIRSDRVMRLMGVAANVADLLIAVAEIEPNRFCNHTVTLGISGLVSAWAGWYRNWPL, from the coding sequence ATGAATGATTCAGTGGACAAGCTGGTTATCTTCCTCGCGAAGAGAGATGGCATTGACAAGCTTGTGAAGACCTTTCAGTACGTGTCCAAGCTTGTGAACTGGCACGTGGAAGCCACAAGCCCTGACATATCCAAGAGGTtcaagcaatgggaagtggcttCAGGGCTCAGCAGAAAAGCCTTCAGAACAGGGAGGTTTCTCACTGGCTTCAACGCTCTCAGGAGAAACCCTGGTGCCACTCATTCCCTGAGGCTACTAGCAGTGTTTGCTAATGCAGGGGAGATGGTGTACTTCTTCTTCGACCACTTTCTCTGGCTGGCGAGAATTGGGACCATAGATGTAAACTTGGCTAAGAGGATGAGCTTCATCTCAGCGTTTGGTGAGTCTGTGGGGTATGTTTTCTTCATCATAGCTGATTTCATCATGCTTAGAAAAGGGGTGAAGGAAGAGAGGAAGGTGAGAAGCTGCAAGGAGAAAACAGAGGAAGAAGAGAAGAGGATTGAGGAGATCAGAAGTGATAGAGTGATGAGGCTGATGGGTGTGGCTGCTAATGTTGCTGATTTGCTCATAGCAGTAGCAGAGATTGAGCCAAATCGCTTCTGCAACCACACTGTTACTCTTGGCATCAGTGGCTTGGTTTCTGCTTGGGCTGGATGGTATAGAAATTGGCCTTTGTAA